In Leptospira sp. WS58.C1, a single genomic region encodes these proteins:
- a CDS encoding DUF4340 domain-containing protein, with product MVLSKYSRLLRRIYKENPQVLLFFGNILLAILLLIAKDPWDWFKKTYQNSESFFKIRSEEIQTIISGRKGQESILNRNLDGWTVQLPSQLVLPGDSARIEELIQTCLHLRKFTLLSESNSVSKEEFGLGGDEPILELKDVSGHSLGKILIGAPVRKGSGTYILDEKNQIWLVKENLKSVTGGGKLDFFLSRSLVPPFPSREKVSEIKILGFFSRDFTLKKQGENWILETSGGQIQAFTEEVENYLEEIKKLSADEVFLEKSEELSAVPKDRNFKIEIITTTDRYQVSPIGMTKLGSYVFQREGLSYRLVLDPWNLERILEKDLADFSSRFPSP from the coding sequence ATGGTTCTCTCGAAATATTCCCGACTTCTCCGTCGCATTTATAAAGAAAATCCACAAGTCTTATTATTTTTTGGGAATATACTTTTAGCTATTCTATTATTGATCGCAAAAGATCCTTGGGACTGGTTCAAAAAGACCTACCAAAATTCTGAAAGCTTCTTTAAGATTCGATCGGAAGAGATCCAAACGATTATCAGCGGTCGTAAAGGACAAGAAAGTATCCTAAACAGAAATCTGGACGGTTGGACCGTGCAATTACCTTCTCAGCTTGTGTTGCCTGGAGATTCTGCCAGGATCGAAGAATTGATCCAAACCTGCTTGCATCTACGTAAATTCACTCTGTTATCGGAATCCAATTCGGTCTCGAAGGAAGAATTCGGATTAGGAGGAGATGAACCGATCTTAGAGCTCAAAGATGTTTCCGGACATTCACTTGGAAAAATTTTGATTGGTGCTCCTGTCCGAAAAGGTTCCGGGACCTATATACTGGACGAAAAAAACCAGATCTGGTTAGTAAAAGAAAATCTAAAATCGGTCACTGGCGGAGGCAAACTGGATTTTTTCCTGAGTAGATCCCTTGTTCCTCCTTTCCCTTCCAGGGAAAAAGTTTCAGAGATCAAGATCTTAGGATTTTTTTCTAGGGATTTTACTTTAAAAAAACAAGGAGAGAATTGGATCTTAGAAACTTCCGGCGGGCAGATCCAGGCCTTTACCGAAGAAGTGGAAAATTATTTGGAAGAGATTAAAAAACTAAGTGCAGACGAAGTATTTTTGGAGAAGTCGGAAGAACTTTCCGCAGTCCCGAAAGATCGGAATTTTAAAATTGAGATCATCACTACTACGGATCGTTATCAAGTTTCTCCGATCGGAATGACCAAGTTAGGAAGTTATGTTTTCCAAAGAGAAGGTTTAAGTTATAGATTAGTCTTGGATCCCTGGAATCTGGAAAGGATTCTAGAAAAGGATCTTGCCGACTTTTCAAGCAGGTTTCCTTCCCCCTGA
- a CDS encoding ABC transporter permease subunit, producing the protein MKLTDLPPGLVAVFQKEWTSYFNTPIGYVFSILYLFLSSFLFFYGLGEGSFWDRKVAGMEEYFVWTPLLFVVFIPAITMRLWSEEKRSGSLEILFTLPLSKWEIVGGKFLAAWAFLGFTICLSLSIPFFIWAFGDLDLGIVFAGYLGCLLLGGTYISIGIFLSSFGKDQISSYILTVLVCLFFFLLGTQPVLKFFGGGPSTFAYLFALSSHFESFRLGVLDLSDTLYFISFITANLAGNVFFLRRNYP; encoded by the coding sequence ATGAAACTCACCGACCTGCCTCCGGGATTAGTTGCCGTTTTCCAAAAAGAATGGACCAGCTATTTTAACACACCGATCGGCTATGTATTCTCGATCCTCTACTTATTCTTATCTTCCTTCTTGTTCTTTTACGGTTTGGGCGAAGGGTCTTTCTGGGACAGAAAAGTTGCAGGTATGGAAGAATATTTCGTATGGACGCCTCTCCTATTCGTCGTGTTTATTCCAGCAATCACCATGAGGCTTTGGTCCGAAGAAAAAAGATCAGGAAGTTTAGAGATCTTATTCACTTTGCCGCTTTCTAAATGGGAAATCGTCGGAGGGAAATTTCTAGCAGCTTGGGCATTTTTAGGATTCACTATTTGTTTAAGCTTGAGTATCCCATTCTTTATTTGGGCTTTCGGAGATCTGGATCTTGGGATCGTATTTGCCGGTTATTTAGGCTGTCTATTACTTGGAGGGACCTACATCAGTATCGGGATCTTTCTTTCTTCTTTCGGGAAAGACCAGATCAGTTCTTATATCCTAACCGTTCTTGTCTGCCTTTTCTTTTTTCTATTAGGCACACAACCTGTTCTAAAATTTTTCGGAGGTGGACCTTCCACATTTGCGTATTTATTCGCATTGTCCTCTCATTTCGAATCCTTTCGGTTAGGAGTCTTAGATCTTTCTGATACGCTATACTTTATTAGTTTTATCACGGCGAATCTTGCGGGGAACGTCTTCTTTCTCAGGAGAAATTATCCATGA
- a CDS encoding STAS domain-containing protein yields MAKLTIQNKHGIVRFENQLLDGYEKVFDEISEQASRAHIQNLTLDMTPTKKITSSGVAKLLTLRNLLDHFGVKLEVVNLQPALMDVLRKFKVDTMLRIRA; encoded by the coding sequence ATGGCCAAATTAACGATACAAAATAAACACGGAATCGTTCGTTTCGAAAATCAACTTCTGGACGGATACGAAAAAGTTTTCGATGAAATTTCGGAACAGGCTTCTAGGGCCCATATCCAAAACCTGACCTTGGACATGACCCCGACCAAAAAAATCACTTCCAGCGGAGTCGCAAAATTACTCACTCTTAGAAACCTTTTGGATCATTTCGGAGTAAAATTAGAGGTGGTGAATTTACAACCTGCTCTAATGGATGTTCTTCGTAAATTTAAAGTGGATACAATGCTCAGAATCAGAGCATAA
- a CDS encoding ABC transporter ATP-binding protein — translation MVSLQVSELSKSYFGKIAISNLNFSIPKNRITGLLGPNGAGKTTALRILTGFVRPDSGSVLLDGVSLKKDPRAVKQRLGYLPESSAIYPDMTAGEYLDFIGNARGMESSFLKKRKKEVLEICDLKSQTFSLAGILSKGTRQRLALAGALLHDPDWIVLDEPSSGLDPIQISHFREIIRNLGKDKIVILSTHILSEVEETCDHALVLHKGNLVADLPVSEFKRSDSVLLTAKTEKETLEKVLEGKNVRILSSEKEGGYTKFRLESSSLKPEEIFELIRKESFSILEYKISQKSLESVFQDLVSG, via the coding sequence GTGGTCTCTCTACAGGTATCCGAACTTTCCAAATCCTATTTCGGGAAGATCGCGATTTCCAATCTGAATTTTTCCATACCTAAAAATAGGATCACAGGTTTACTTGGACCAAATGGAGCGGGTAAAACGACTGCGCTCAGAATACTCACCGGTTTTGTTCGACCTGATTCCGGTTCCGTTCTCCTAGACGGAGTTTCTTTAAAAAAAGATCCCCGAGCCGTAAAACAAAGATTAGGTTATCTACCCGAGTCTTCCGCCATTTATCCCGACATGACAGCCGGGGAATATTTGGATTTTATCGGGAATGCAAGAGGGATGGAATCCTCCTTTTTAAAAAAAAGAAAAAAAGAAGTATTAGAAATTTGTGATCTGAAATCCCAAACTTTTTCTTTAGCCGGGATTTTATCAAAAGGTACAAGACAAAGACTAGCTTTGGCAGGAGCATTACTTCATGATCCGGATTGGATCGTTTTAGATGAACCGAGTTCCGGATTAGATCCCATCCAAATCTCTCATTTCAGGGAAATAATTCGCAATTTAGGAAAAGATAAAATAGTTATATTATCCACTCATATACTTTCGGAAGTAGAAGAGACCTGTGATCATGCTTTGGTTTTACATAAAGGGAACCTAGTCGCAGATCTTCCTGTTTCGGAATTCAAAAGATCCGATTCGGTACTTCTAACCGCAAAAACCGAAAAGGAAACCTTAGAAAAAGTTTTAGAAGGTAAGAATGTCCGAATTCTTTCATCCGAAAAGGAAGGTGGATATACCAAATTCAGATTGGAGTCTTCTTCCTTAAAACCGGAAGAAATTTTTGAACTCATCCGAAAGGAATCTTTTTCGATCTTAGAATATAAGATTTCTCAAAAGTCTTTAGAATCCGTTTTTCAGGACCTGGTTTCCGGATAA
- a CDS encoding LIC_11490 family protein produces MMLYIALALILVGILCFIYVSFQPNSKKEFGSSQFQKGNLPAAREKKISPDTLASLKKQGRSESYSQMDSVFAEERKIRPLSERQRMETQRTEAEVSDQEEFGVEIWDETKRGEVLEMVTEPERTQPKIPKEEEWSMEGILFLDLSGRLPYEALQEKIRPETLKGFRRMGKGSIREIPGGFTFQARNSEFSYKLNEVEKIVFYDQGFALLPLKREYPTPIFLTKDGEKFKSYLEYTASS; encoded by the coding sequence ATGATGCTCTATATTGCCTTAGCACTTATTTTAGTAGGGATCCTCTGCTTTATTTATGTTTCCTTTCAGCCGAATTCTAAAAAGGAATTTGGCTCTAGTCAATTTCAGAAAGGAAATCTGCCTGCAGCGAGAGAGAAAAAAATTTCCCCGGACACTTTAGCTTCTCTAAAAAAACAGGGACGTTCGGAATCCTATTCCCAAATGGATTCGGTATTTGCGGAAGAAAGAAAGATCCGTCCTCTTTCCGAAAGACAAAGAATGGAAACACAAAGGACTGAAGCGGAAGTTTCCGACCAAGAAGAATTCGGAGTTGAAATTTGGGACGAAACAAAAAGGGGAGAAGTTTTGGAAATGGTAACGGAACCGGAAAGGACCCAACCTAAAATCCCTAAAGAAGAAGAATGGTCTATGGAAGGAATACTATTTTTAGATCTTTCCGGAAGATTGCCTTACGAAGCTCTGCAAGAAAAGATCCGGCCTGAGACTCTAAAAGGTTTTAGAAGAATGGGAAAGGGAAGTATTCGAGAGATCCCTGGCGGATTTACTTTTCAGGCCAGAAACTCGGAATTTAGTTATAAATTGAACGAAGTGGAGAAGATCGTTTTTTACGACCAAGGTTTCGCATTACTTCCTTTAAAAAGAGAATACCCAACCCCGATTTTTTTAACCAAAGACGGGGAGAAATTCAAATCTTATTTAGAATATACTGCAAGCTCCTGA
- the lmtA gene encoding lipid A Kdo2 1-phosphate O-methyltransferase, producing the protein MALIEELDQQGNFLFRWRSYIPGFILLLCLYSLSSFEFLEDSYEINLYYAGACFIVSLLGLAVRCFVIGYAPARTSGRNTKEQVADVVNQEGIYSLVRHPLYLGNFLMYLGPVLYFRDIPLLLVFALFFGFYYERIMFAEEKFLRDKFGQDYLNWADKIPAFIPKFSGYVKPKLAFSFRNILKREYPSLFGILMIFVIFDYAASFKIGFGDWKEPWAVITEPQIWAFGIGAGFYSIVRVIVKTTKWLVVEGR; encoded by the coding sequence ATGGCATTAATCGAAGAATTGGATCAGCAGGGGAATTTTCTATTTCGCTGGAGATCTTATATACCGGGATTTATTCTTCTTCTTTGTCTATACTCCTTAAGCAGTTTCGAATTTTTAGAAGATTCTTACGAGATCAATTTATACTATGCAGGTGCCTGTTTTATAGTTAGCTTACTCGGCTTAGCGGTCCGTTGTTTTGTGATCGGTTATGCTCCTGCCCGCACCTCCGGTAGAAATACCAAAGAACAAGTAGCGGATGTAGTCAACCAAGAGGGAATTTATTCTTTAGTTCGCCATCCTCTTTACCTTGGAAATTTCCTAATGTATTTGGGACCTGTCCTGTATTTCAGGGATATCCCTTTACTTCTGGTATTTGCATTATTTTTCGGATTCTATTATGAAAGAATAATGTTTGCGGAAGAAAAATTCTTAAGAGACAAGTTCGGACAGGACTACCTAAATTGGGCGGATAAGATCCCTGCATTTATTCCTAAATTTTCCGGTTATGTAAAACCGAAACTAGCCTTCTCTTTCCGAAATATTTTAAAGAGAGAATATCCAAGCCTGTTCGGGATCTTAATGATCTTCGTAATATTCGATTATGCGGCCAGTTTCAAGATAGGATTCGGAGATTGGAAAGAGCCTTGGGCAGTGATCACCGAACCTCAAATCTGGGCGTTCGGAATAGGCGCTGGATTCTATTCGATCGTTCGAGTGATAGTTAAGACCACTAAGTGGTTAGTGGTAGAAGGCAGATAA
- a CDS encoding SpiroCoCo family coiled-coil protein, translating to MGLELLLPFLASVGITILLRRMDKSNYKLSQIKRYTGKLQEELQEIALEKIQSVKDSGIELEISLKQTRKLAEEVKGLNEESKQLLETIRSNRDFLNAVTLDLKEVVHLSSDIRQESQSIQDGLQRLEMGKKEVYGIGNRIQELRSEAEVLLEAFQEKLNFRSDDILQSLASKIVELEGLLEVKADRIESGLEELGEAFRQRLEAQTKSLYHETVGKVDNAREEVQSLLESVKVKEEDLDARTDRMQTAFLSVSEKIDRLETRVDEKAELADRKLEETFSRNESVIRQKYDQVLEQVVHSKEAFLNGVRIEIEAIRKEIEGMSLETLTRRDEILNETRRQAEGINDSINIFQEKYLEAENKLLKQADSRKADLMRQIDSFEDEFNRISSSLRIEAEDLRKEILSGLKEFHSALESSRSEEERKSKLKLDQVRESLEEELKVLQASQAEKFRADWETIKENVKEYSSQISNRMKEIEVSVKELKGSLEEEVSALHASHSERFRSEWDSIRENVKIFDVQVSSRMKEMDSYVKDIREALEGTAGDILAEAESKVSEIGLSIEDEFRKMDRRFEHFSRSWEEEVQSQKNHTMDAIRGLEERLGQIHFKGAEYLEEFSKSYAEQKDKIEEFVSKYKTNFQKEGDEVRDELVSRFKDLKAEAITSVENVKVEYSAAGERFENLLRKNEKLLEMQAEKIRTSTESQLEKAGEQARVVLDKLKESGQDFFERQEEKIDRLNDTIDSKINRQLSALLDKGQVQLSQLEERIAKHLADVKRHLEEALDSGIKESENQMKEFQNQVKFLLKETEESSEEFLKTGREEFQKAQKEYRVLQIDLRKDLEEIQDAKRSLFSELEEEAEKLRSSVDEISERILDAEKRSALFLDVKEIIERSEEFVSEMKEALEDANQTEKTYEDLDQNLVRIKKVQEDLENRISQAEERSAEILSIEEKAEVLKEEFERIMEESSHWNDTHRKLVEAGERAFEMESRFLDLEDRLGRVVSVREEIKQLDQDSQGHKENSFKLAQKIREMEKEISVIEAREREVAETLRKTDDRLETLAGRKEEILSVEAKFDKIEDLMSELGERHKQISTLQQRLDDMKEGALSVKDDLEGLLSEAEDTFEKLSTFMDVVQTNMSKTGGGKSGKMQGQDPLVARKKATVLNLFHNFHWQPETIAEKLGLETSLVQTIIQNETVKKG from the coding sequence ATGGGCCTAGAACTACTTTTACCCTTTTTAGCCAGTGTAGGCATTACTATCCTCCTTCGTAGGATGGACAAGTCGAATTATAAGCTCAGCCAGATCAAAAGATACACTGGCAAACTCCAGGAAGAATTACAAGAGATTGCCCTGGAAAAAATCCAATCCGTAAAGGATTCCGGAATAGAACTGGAGATCAGTTTAAAGCAGACCAGAAAACTAGCGGAAGAAGTAAAAGGCCTCAACGAAGAATCCAAACAATTATTGGAAACTATCCGTTCCAATCGGGATTTTTTAAACGCAGTCACTTTAGATCTGAAAGAAGTGGTCCATCTTTCTTCCGATATTCGCCAAGAATCCCAGTCCATCCAAGACGGATTACAAAGACTGGAAATGGGCAAAAAAGAAGTGTACGGGATCGGAAATCGGATCCAAGAACTTCGTTCCGAGGCAGAAGTTTTACTCGAAGCATTCCAAGAAAAATTAAATTTCCGTTCGGACGATATTTTGCAGTCACTCGCTTCCAAAATTGTGGAGCTGGAAGGTCTTTTAGAAGTAAAAGCGGATCGTATCGAATCGGGTTTGGAAGAATTGGGAGAAGCGTTCCGACAAAGATTAGAAGCCCAAACCAAATCATTATACCATGAAACCGTAGGCAAGGTGGATAACGCCCGCGAAGAAGTGCAGTCTCTTCTGGAATCCGTAAAAGTAAAAGAAGAAGACTTGGATGCCAGGACGGATCGTATGCAGACCGCATTTTTATCCGTTTCCGAAAAAATAGATCGATTAGAGACCAGAGTGGATGAGAAGGCCGAGCTTGCGGATCGTAAGTTAGAGGAAACCTTCTCTCGTAACGAATCAGTCATTCGCCAAAAATACGATCAAGTATTAGAACAAGTAGTTCACTCTAAAGAAGCATTCTTAAACGGAGTCCGGATTGAGATCGAGGCCATTCGTAAAGAAATAGAAGGAATGAGCCTGGAAACTCTGACACGTCGCGACGAGATCTTAAACGAGACAAGACGACAAGCGGAAGGGATCAACGACTCCATCAATATCTTCCAAGAAAAATATCTGGAAGCGGAAAACAAACTACTCAAGCAGGCCGATTCTCGCAAAGCGGATCTGATGCGTCAGATCGATTCTTTCGAGGATGAATTCAATCGTATTTCCAGCAGTCTCCGAATAGAAGCGGAAGATCTAAGAAAAGAGATCCTTTCCGGACTGAAAGAATTTCATTCCGCGTTAGAATCTTCTCGTTCCGAAGAGGAAAGAAAGTCCAAACTTAAACTGGACCAAGTTAGAGAATCTTTGGAAGAAGAACTAAAAGTACTGCAAGCCTCTCAGGCGGAAAAATTCCGTGCGGATTGGGAAACAATTAAGGAAAACGTTAAGGAATATTCCTCACAAATCTCTAATCGAATGAAAGAGATAGAAGTTTCCGTAAAAGAATTAAAAGGTTCTTTAGAGGAAGAAGTAAGCGCATTACACGCTTCTCATTCGGAACGTTTCCGTTCGGAATGGGATTCCATTAGAGAAAATGTAAAAATTTTCGACGTCCAGGTTTCTTCTCGGATGAAAGAAATGGATTCGTATGTAAAAGATATCCGGGAAGCTCTCGAAGGAACCGCAGGAGATATTTTAGCCGAAGCAGAATCCAAGGTAAGCGAGATCGGTCTCTCAATCGAAGACGAATTCCGCAAAATGGACAGAAGATTCGAACACTTCTCCCGTTCTTGGGAAGAAGAAGTCCAGTCCCAGAAAAACCATACCATGGACGCGATCCGTGGATTGGAAGAAAGATTGGGCCAGATCCATTTTAAAGGTGCGGAATATCTGGAAGAATTTTCCAAATCTTATGCGGAACAAAAGGATAAGATCGAAGAATTCGTATCCAAATACAAGACGAACTTCCAAAAAGAGGGAGATGAAGTTAGAGACGAACTTGTTTCTCGTTTCAAAGACTTAAAAGCGGAAGCGATCACAAGTGTCGAAAACGTAAAAGTAGAATATTCCGCTGCGGGAGAAAGATTCGAAAATCTTCTGCGCAAAAACGAAAAACTTTTAGAAATGCAAGCGGAGAAGATCCGCACTTCCACCGAATCTCAGCTGGAAAAAGCCGGAGAACAGGCAAGAGTCGTTCTGGACAAATTGAAAGAATCCGGCCAAGATTTCTTCGAAAGACAGGAAGAAAAAATCGATCGTCTAAACGATACGATCGATTCCAAGATCAATAGACAATTATCCGCTCTTCTAGATAAAGGCCAAGTCCAACTGAGCCAGCTGGAAGAAAGGATCGCAAAACATCTAGCGGATGTAAAACGACATCTAGAAGAAGCTTTAGATTCCGGTATCAAAGAAAGCGAAAACCAGATGAAGGAATTCCAAAATCAGGTAAAATTCCTGCTTAAAGAAACCGAAGAATCTTCGGAAGAATTCCTAAAAACCGGAAGAGAAGAATTCCAGAAGGCACAGAAAGAATATCGTGTGCTTCAAATCGATCTTCGCAAAGACTTAGAAGAGATCCAAGATGCAAAACGTTCTCTCTTCTCCGAATTGGAAGAAGAAGCGGAAAAACTACGTTCTTCCGTAGACGAGATCTCTGAGAGGATCCTGGACGCGGAAAAACGTTCCGCACTCTTCTTAGACGTAAAAGAAATTATAGAACGTTCCGAAGAGTTCGTTTCCGAAATGAAAGAAGCTTTGGAAGATGCAAACCAAACGGAAAAAACGTACGAGGATCTGGATCAAAACTTAGTTCGGATCAAAAAAGTCCAAGAAGATCTGGAGAACCGTATTTCTCAAGCAGAGGAGAGAAGTGCAGAAATTCTTTCCATAGAAGAGAAAGCGGAAGTTTTAAAAGAAGAATTCGAAAGGATCATGGAAGAATCCTCTCATTGGAACGATACTCATCGCAAGTTGGTCGAAGCAGGAGAGAGGGCATTCGAAATGGAGTCCCGCTTCTTAGATCTGGAAGATCGATTGGGCAGGGTCGTTTCCGTTAGAGAAGAGATCAAACAGCTTGACCAAGATAGCCAAGGCCATAAGGAAAACTCCTTCAAGCTCGCCCAAAAGATACGCGAGATGGAAAAAGAGATCTCCGTTATCGAAGCGAGAGAAAGAGAAGTCGCCGAAACTCTTCGGAAGACAGACGACAGGCTGGAAACTCTTGCGGGCAGAAAAGAAGAAATACTCTCCGTCGAAGCTAAGTTCGATAAGATAGAAGACCTGATGTCCGAGCTAGGAGAGCGCCATAAACAGATCAGCACTCTCCAACAAAGATTGGATGATATGAAAGAAGGTGCTCTTTCCGTTAAGGACGACTTAGAAGGTCTACTTTCCGAAGCGGAAGATACCTTCGAAAAACTTTCTACATTCATGGATGTGGTCCAAACCAATATGTCTAAGACCGGAGGGGGAAAATCCGGTAAGATGCAAGGTCAAGATCCCCTAGTTGCTCGAAAGAAAGCGACAGTGTTGAATTTATTTCACAATTTCCATTGGCAACCAGAGACGATCGCTGAAAAATTAGGGCTCGAAACTTCTTTAGTCCAGACGATCATTCAAAACGAGACGGTGAAAAAGGGATGA
- a CDS encoding class I SAM-dependent DNA methyltransferase, with protein sequence MDRNTRMQGNKARIISPIPKKRPYTAFAGIYDGVMKRAPYRDWAGMILESYQIGTQKIHPKIALDLGCGTCKIWKFLPPSTELWGIDNSPEMLQIADSEQIRGVRKLGDLLSFPPLNKSFDLVFSVHDTLNYFQRENELSQVFTQVSAVLEKNGVFFFDVSTAENFRKNFQNKVLQETHGKTKLLWRNDFDPETSVLKTSLEFSGPGITELEEHFHRAYPLETWSKLLQNSGLEILGIGSDYESWEILPKANYWNFICRKM encoded by the coding sequence ATGGATAGGAATACTCGTATGCAGGGGAATAAAGCAAGAATTATTTCTCCAATCCCCAAAAAAAGGCCTTATACCGCATTTGCAGGCATTTACGACGGGGTCATGAAACGGGCACCGTATCGAGACTGGGCTGGGATGATTTTGGAATCTTACCAGATCGGGACCCAAAAAATCCATCCCAAAATCGCCTTGGATTTAGGCTGCGGCACCTGCAAAATCTGGAAATTCTTACCTCCTTCCACCGAGCTTTGGGGGATCGATAATTCTCCTGAAATGCTTCAAATCGCCGATTCCGAGCAAATCAGAGGGGTTCGGAAATTAGGGGATCTTCTCTCCTTCCCCCCTCTTAACAAATCTTTTGATCTCGTTTTTTCCGTTCACGACACTTTGAATTATTTCCAAAGAGAAAACGAACTCTCCCAGGTATTTACCCAAGTTTCAGCGGTCTTGGAGAAGAACGGGGTCTTCTTTTTCGATGTAAGCACTGCCGAAAATTTTCGGAAAAATTTTCAGAATAAGGTCCTACAGGAGACCCACGGGAAGACAAAACTACTCTGGAGGAACGATTTCGACCCGGAAACTTCCGTGCTAAAAACCAGTTTGGAATTTTCAGGACCGGGAATTACAGAGTTAGAGGAACATTTTCATAGGGCCTATCCGCTTGAAACTTGGTCGAAGTTACTACAAAATTCCGGCCTGGAAATTCTTGGGATCGGCTCCGATTACGAGTCCTGGGAAATTTTACCGAAAGCGAATTACTGGAATTTTATATGCCGAAAAATGTAA
- a CDS encoding Gldg family protein has product MRELFRPLLEISKSPWFGFANGILLFILLNGIFSTIPCKADLSRSGRFQITTSTIKVLKELDDPLYIDAFYSSEIPGEYKARVELSKELLKEISKIGKENVSLRFYDPSSSEEDARKAMELGLEPQILQQTSRDSASVKQAFLGIILTLGHKTEVLSFAFFTEDLEYQILNSVRKMQRQDKDSGIVLLKSEGNFSPQEQGSPKDRIEIFTKRVLRGEYGPILELDLETENLPEETEIVLWIGGGTLSKNTERKLDKFISEGGSLLVLAKTMEFKTETERGSFGLLSGDLGAGLAHKNPNSEEMVRFLEHYGIRMNYDIILEPDHSLPMGSVIEIEPGVLGKYPYPPWIVPDQKSGSLDRNSPFTKNQESLLIPWTSSLNILPEKQKEVQFTILAKSGAEAESRTEPVSLGEKQLLSTPIQANGGPFLLGVYAEGKFTSYFSDTKPRGQDLQSQSKPPKTGRILVFGSPYLVSDLLAFPEFSEILKNSNIPFLLNTIDILKGETDLLEVRSKQSAVLKLKPLPFFLETVISVFHLLLVPGLLALYAFRRLKRRNG; this is encoded by the coding sequence ATGAGAGAGTTATTTCGTCCTCTATTAGAAATTTCTAAATCCCCTTGGTTTGGATTTGCGAACGGTATTTTACTCTTCATTTTATTGAACGGGATCTTCTCTACAATTCCTTGTAAGGCGGATCTTTCCAGGTCGGGAAGATTTCAGATCACCACTAGTACGATAAAAGTCCTGAAAGAATTGGATGATCCTCTGTACATAGACGCATTTTATTCTTCCGAAATTCCGGGAGAATACAAGGCAAGAGTGGAACTCAGTAAGGAACTTTTAAAAGAGATCTCTAAGATCGGAAAGGAGAATGTTTCCTTACGATTTTATGATCCATCTTCCTCGGAGGAAGATGCAAGAAAGGCCATGGAATTAGGATTGGAACCTCAGATCCTACAACAAACTTCCAGGGACTCCGCTTCGGTTAAACAAGCGTTTCTGGGAATCATTCTTACCTTAGGCCATAAGACGGAAGTTTTATCATTCGCATTCTTTACGGAAGATCTAGAATACCAGATCCTAAATTCAGTCCGCAAAATGCAGAGACAGGATAAAGATTCCGGCATCGTTCTTCTGAAATCAGAGGGAAATTTTTCCCCCCAAGAACAAGGCTCCCCCAAAGATCGGATCGAAATTTTTACAAAACGGGTTCTTAGAGGAGAATACGGTCCAATCTTGGAATTGGATCTGGAAACGGAAAATCTTCCCGAAGAAACGGAGATAGTTCTCTGGATAGGTGGCGGCACTCTTTCTAAAAATACCGAAAGAAAGTTAGACAAGTTCATTTCAGAAGGAGGAAGTCTACTTGTTCTCGCCAAAACAATGGAGTTCAAAACGGAAACCGAAAGAGGTAGTTTCGGACTTCTCTCAGGGGATTTGGGAGCGGGTTTAGCGCATAAAAATCCGAACTCGGAAGAAATGGTCCGTTTTTTAGAACATTATGGTATTCGAATGAACTATGATATCATTTTAGAACCGGATCATTCTTTGCCGATGGGTTCCGTGATAGAAATTGAACCTGGAGTCCTAGGAAAATATCCTTATCCTCCTTGGATCGTTCCGGACCAAAAATCAGGAAGTTTAGATCGAAATAGCCCGTTTACCAAAAATCAGGAAAGTCTTTTGATCCCTTGGACTTCTAGTCTGAATATTCTTCCCGAAAAACAAAAGGAAGTGCAGTTTACAATCCTTGCAAAAAGTGGAGCAGAGGCGGAATCTAGGACGGAACCGGTCTCTTTAGGAGAAAAACAGCTCCTTTCCACTCCGATCCAAGCAAATGGCGGACCTTTTCTTTTAGGCGTGTATGCAGAGGGAAAATTTACTTCTTATTTCTCGGATACAAAACCGCGAGGGCAAGATCTGCAATCTCAAAGCAAGCCTCCAAAAACGGGAAGGATCCTGGTATTCGGTTCTCCCTATTTGGTTTCCGATCTTTTGGCATTTCCCGAATTCTCAGAAATACTCAAAAATTCGAATATTCCGTTTTTATTAAATACGATCGATATTCTCAAGGGAGAAACCGATCTTTTAGAAGTTCGCTCGAAACAATCAGCGGTCTTAAAATTAAAACCTTTACCCTTCTTCTTAGAAACTGTGATCAGCGTATTTCATTTATTATTAGTGCCTGGGCTTCTTGCGCTTTATGCTTTCCGAAGATTAAAAAGAAGGAACGGATAA